Proteins encoded in a region of the Nocardia asteroides genome:
- a CDS encoding transcriptional repressor: MPTASEFQQMLRGVSLRVTRPRVAVLSAVHDHPHADTESIIRAVRSDLPEVSHQTVYDSLNALTATGLVRRIQPSGSVARYESRVGDNHHHVVCRACGVIADVDCAIGDAPCLTASDDSGFSIDEAEVIYWGLCPACVETQASRSPS; the protein is encoded by the coding sequence ATGCCAACGGCCTCGGAGTTCCAGCAGATGCTGCGGGGGGTCTCGCTGCGTGTGACCCGTCCCCGGGTCGCGGTGCTGAGCGCGGTGCACGACCACCCGCACGCCGACACGGAGTCGATCATCCGCGCTGTTCGATCCGATCTGCCAGAGGTGTCCCATCAGACGGTGTACGACTCGTTGAACGCGCTCACCGCGACCGGCCTGGTTCGGCGTATTCAGCCGTCCGGGTCGGTCGCACGTTACGAGTCGCGAGTCGGCGACAATCACCACCACGTCGTCTGCAGGGCGTGCGGGGTGATCGCCGATGTCGACTGCGCCATCGGCGATGCCCCGTGTTTGACCGCATCCGATGACAGCGGGTTCTCGATCGACGAGGCCGAGGTCATCTACTGGGGCCTGTGTCCCGCTTGTGTGGAAACACAGGCTTCCCGATCACCTTCGTGA